The DNA segment AGAACTGCTTACCTATTTGGCAGATAGGCTTTACGAAGCGACATATCGTGAACCGCTTAAGTACGAAGCGTATCTCGCCATAGGGGAGATATTGAATATTCGTGCGAGTTTAGGGGATGCAAAGGTGTACGAAGAGGCCGGAGAGGCCATAGAGAAAGCTATAGCGCTTGCGCCAAACGTTCCGCGCGTGTGGTATGCGAAAGGAACGCTGCTTTTCGGCCTCAAAAAAACCACAGAGGGCATTGAAGCGTTCAAAATGGCTGTGGCCTTAAATCCAGATATCGTTGAATCGCACATAACCTTGGCTAACGCATATCTTTTCTTGAGCGAGTATCGAAATGCCGCCGATGTTCTGGATGAGGCGCAAAAGAAGGGATATGAACCCGGGTCCGTTTCGGAATTCAAACAGTTATTTGAGGCATACAGTGAAACGGTGCAATATGAAAAAGTGGAAAAGGTTCTTTTACGGCTTATTGAGCTGGAACCAAAGAGCGCCAAGTGGCATGCGGTGTTGGCGGCAACTTATAAGGGCATGCAGAGGTACGGTGATGCGAGGAGCGAGGTGGCGCGTGCCGTGGAGCTCGACGAGTCATATGCCCGCGAAGCAGAAATATTTTTGAAAATGTTGCCAAAATAAGGGAGTATCGGGGTTGATTGCTTTTAGGCTGTTCTGTTATACTTATCAACATGAAAAAAATCATCTTTTTTACTTTTCTATTTTTCGCCTTGGCAACCGTTGTCCGTGCCCAATATACCCCCTCTGTGCCGGGGTCTCTTGGCATAGGGAAGGTCACGCCTTCAAGCGTTGAGTGGACATTTAATCTCAACGGGGCCATGGTAACGGAGATCCAGCTTTTTGTGGGGGATGAAACTTCTCCGCGTGTCAAACAGGCCGTCGCTAATTACGCAACAAGCATTGTGGAGACGGGGCTTACGGCAAATACCCGCTATGAAAATCGCAAGATACGGGCGATGTATTACGGTACGCCGGGTCCATTTTCGAATACATTTCCCGCAGCGCTTACCTTGCAGAAAATTCCTACACTTGTTTTCGAGCCGCTACCGCCGAATAACATACTTATTCGAACCGAAGGAGACGCAGGCACTGGAGAGGGCCTAACCGCATGGCAAGTGTACAATGTGACGCAGGGTGAGCTGCGTGGTTTGGTGAGCACCCAAAATCTTCAACTTGGACCTTTTGAATCCGGCAAAACTTATGTGTTTAAAGTCCGGGCGCAAAATGTCGATGGCATGTTGACGGATTGGTCGAGCGGGATAAGTTATACGATGCCGGGTCCGCTATCATCCTCTCCATCCCCCTCGTCAAGCGCGAACCCGCAGGCCGGACAGAGGATAGTGCTGAAGCTCGGTGTCTCAGCCCTGAATGTACGAACGCTGCCAGCTATTTCGGGCAGACGGATCGGCTACATGAGGCCCAGCCAAGAATTTGAAGCTCTTGAGACGCAGAATGGATGGTATCGGATTCAATTTACTTCCACGGTGCAGGGTTGGGTATCAGGGAAGTATGTGCGGGCAAAATAAAGGGTATTAAACCTTGTATTTTCGGCACTCGCTCGGAAATACAAAAGAATACCTTCGTATTTCGCTCGACTCGCTTGAAAATAGTTTCTCGCGAATAAGAAAACTCCCCCACTTAGGCGGGGGAGTTTTTTTATTTATAGCAATATGGCTAGAGTAGGTTCTTTACTTCTTGTATCATGCGATCAAGCTTGAATTTCTGCTCGACGGTTTCTTTGGCGTGTGAGGCGAACTTATCTCGAAGGGATGCATTATTAAAAAGCTCCGAAATTGCCAGTTGTAGGGCTTCCGAATTTCCCGGCTCTACCAACATGCCATTCTCGTCGTTTTTGACGATTTCAGGAATGGCTCCGACCGAAGTTGCAATAACGGGAATTTCGGCCGCCATTGCTTCAAGTAAAACCCACGGGAAACCTTCTTTGAGGGAGGGGAGGACGAAGATGTCAAAAGCCTTTAGATATTTCCAGGCTTCGGGTAGGTGTTCCGCCAGAAGAACAACGTCTTGCAGGTCATGTTTTGCGATTTCTGATTCGATATGTCGTCGTTCTCTGCCGTCGCCAATGATAACGAGCTTGACGCCGGGATGGGTTTTATGAATTTCTGCCATTACTTCAATAAGCACGGGCAATCCTTTTGTTTTATAGAAATTAGCGATACAGCCAATCAGTTTCTCAGAAGGAGGCACGTTAAGCCTTTTTCTTGCTTCGTCTCGCGCGAAGAACTGCAGGGAAGCAGGGTCAATGCCATTGTAGATTGTGACGAGCTTCTCGCGCGGCTTTATGCCAAGACGCTCTGCCTGAGCGGCATCATGCCGGGAATTGACGATAATCACGTCTTTCCATCGCGCGGATATTTTTTCAGCCGTAAGATACAATTTACGCAAGAACCACGATTGCGGGTCATTGAATGCCCATCCGCCGATGCGGTATACGATTCTTGGGGTACGAGCCCAGCGTCCCGCCAAACTTCCCAGAAAGCCGGCCTTAGAAGAGAGCAAGAAAAATACATCAGGCCTTTCACGCCTTAAAAGCCTGAAAATCTCCCATAGGCCCAAAAGGTCGTATACAGGGGAAATATCGCGCCTAAGCCATTTTAAGGGCTGTACGGTGACATGTTTATCCTCCAGGACGTCCAGAAGCTCCCCGGGCTTGGAAGAAACCAGACTCTCGTATTTAGCCGTATCAAGATGGGTCGCAAGCTCCAATAAAAATCTTTGCGCCCCACCAAATTCAGATTGAGTAATAAGAAATAGAATTTTCTTTTTTTTTGTCTCCAGCATATTCCCACACTACCACGTCTTTTCTTTTTACTCAAAATATGGCAAAATAGGCCCATGCGCATCCTTATTACCGGCTCATCAGGAGAAATAGGAACAAATCTTGCCATTCGCCTGAAAAAGGAAGGGCATGAGGTTTTTGGCGTGGACCGCAGACCCAACAGCTGGACCGATGCGTTTCCTTATATTCTTCAGGATCTCTCGGGACGTTTTGTGAACTTCAAGGGCGGTATCGGAGACCAGGTGTATCCCGAGAAGCTTGATGTGGTGGTGCATCTCGCGGCAAACGCAAAGGTGCACGAACTCATTGCCGAGCCGTGGCGGGCCTTTGACAATATTGCCATAACATTCAACGTGGCGGAATTTTGCCGCCAAAACGAACTTCCTATTATTTATGCAAGCTCGCGCGAAGTGTACGGAGATGTTCACCGGTATTCCACGGAAGAATCGCAAACCCATATCTCGTATACCGAATCAACCTATTCGGCAAGTAAAATTTCCGGAGAAGCTCTCGTGTATGCCTATGCCCGGTGCTACGGCATGCCGTATCTGGTGTTTCGTTTTTCTAATGTGTACGGACGATACGATAATGACCTAGAGCGTATGGAACGCGTTATCCCGCTTTTTATAAAAAAAATATCCGCGGACGAACCCATTGTGGTATTTGGAAAAGAAAAAACGCTCGACTTCACCTACGTTGATGATTGCGTGGACGGTATTGTGCGAGGCATAGAAAAATTGGTGTCCGGAAAAGTGAAGAATGAAACCATAAACCTTGCCTACGGGCAGGGGCATACGCTTGGAGAGCTTGTGGAATATATCGCAAAGGAACTTGGCAGAAATCCGCGTATATCCGAAAAACCTTCGCATGTGGGCGAGGTCACGCATTATGTCGCGGATATCTCGAAGGCGAAAAAACTTCTTGGATACGAGCCAAAAGTA comes from the bacterium genome and includes:
- a CDS encoding SH3 domain-containing protein, translating into MKKIIFFTFLFFALATVVRAQYTPSVPGSLGIGKVTPSSVEWTFNLNGAMVTEIQLFVGDETSPRVKQAVANYATSIVETGLTANTRYENRKIRAMYYGTPGPFSNTFPAALTLQKIPTLVFEPLPPNNILIRTEGDAGTGEGLTAWQVYNVTQGELRGLVSTQNLQLGPFESGKTYVFKVRAQNVDGMLTDWSSGISYTMPGPLSSSPSPSSSANPQAGQRIVLKLGVSALNVRTLPAISGRRIGYMRPSQEFEALETQNGWYRIQFTSTVQGWVSGKYVRAK
- a CDS encoding glycosyltransferase family 4 protein — translated: MLETKKKKILFLITQSEFGGAQRFLLELATHLDTAKYESLVSSKPGELLDVLEDKHVTVQPLKWLRRDISPVYDLLGLWEIFRLLRRERPDVFFLLSSKAGFLGSLAGRWARTPRIVYRIGGWAFNDPQSWFLRKLYLTAEKISARWKDVIIVNSRHDAAQAERLGIKPREKLVTIYNGIDPASLQFFARDEARKRLNVPPSEKLIGCIANFYKTKGLPVLIEVMAEIHKTHPGVKLVIIGDGRERRHIESEIAKHDLQDVVLLAEHLPEAWKYLKAFDIFVLPSLKEGFPWVLLEAMAAEIPVIATSVGAIPEIVKNDENGMLVEPGNSEALQLAISELFNNASLRDKFASHAKETVEQKFKLDRMIQEVKNLL